One region of Mus musculus strain C57BL/6J chromosome 3, GRCm38.p6 C57BL/6J genomic DNA includes:
- the Csf1 gene encoding macrophage colony-stimulating factor 1 isoform 2 precursor (isoform 2 precursor is encoded by transcript variant 2) — protein sequence MTARGAAGRCPSSTWLGSRLLLVCLLMSRSIAKEVSEHCSHMIGNGHLKVLQQLIDSQMETSCQIAFEFVDQEQLDDPVCYLKKAFFLVQDIIDETMRFKDNTPNANATERLQELSNNLNSCFTKDYEEQNKACVRTFHETPLQLLEKIKNFFNETKNLLEKDWNIFTKNCNNSFAKCSSRGHVEQHEGSSDPQIPESVFHLLVPGIILVLLTVGGLLFYKWKWRSHRDPQTLDSSVGRPEDSSLTQDEDRQVELPV from the exons ATGACCGCGCGGGGCGCCGCGGGGCGCTGCCCTTCTTCG ACATGGCTGGGCTCCCGGCTGCTGCTGGTCTGTCTCCTCATGAGCAGGAGTATTGCCAAGGAGGTGTCAGAACACTGTAGCCACATGATTGGGAATGGACACCTGAAGGTCCTGCAGCAGTTG ATCGACAGTCAAATGGAGACTTCATGCCAGATTGCCTTTGAATTTGTAGACCAGGAACAGCTG GATGATCCTGTTTGCTACCTAAAGAAGGCCTTTTTTCTGGTACAAGACATAATAGATGAGACCATGCGCTTTAAAGACAACACCCCCAATGCTAACGCCACCGAGAGGCTCCAGGAACTCTCCAATAACCTGAACAGCTGCTTCACCAAGGACTATGAGGAGCAGAACAAG GCCTGTGTCCGAACTTTCCATGAGACTCCTCTCCAGCTGCTGGAGAAGATCAAGAACTTCTTTAATGAAACAAAGAATCTCCTTGAAAAGGACTGGAACATTTTTACCAAGAACTGCAACAACAGCTTTGCTAAGTGCTCTAGCCGAG GCCATGTGGAGCAGCATGAGGGATCCTCTGACCCCCAGATCCCTGAGTCTGTCTTCCACCTGCTGGTGCCGGGCATCATCCTAGTCTTGCTGACTGTTGGGGGCCTCCTGTTCTACAAGTGGAAGTGGAGG AGCCATCGAGACCCTCAGACATTGGATTCTTCTGTGGggcgaccagaggacag CTCCCTGACCCAGGATGAGGACAGACAGGTGGAACTGCCAGTATAG
- the Csf1 gene encoding macrophage colony-stimulating factor 1 isoform 1 precursor (isoform 1 precursor is encoded by transcript variant 1) yields MTARGAAGRCPSSTWLGSRLLLVCLLMSRSIAKEVSEHCSHMIGNGHLKVLQQLIDSQMETSCQIAFEFVDQEQLDDPVCYLKKAFFLVQDIIDETMRFKDNTPNANATERLQELSNNLNSCFTKDYEEQNKACVRTFHETPLQLLEKIKNFFNETKNLLEKDWNIFTKNCNNSFAKCSSRDVVTKPDCNCLYPKATPSSDPASASPHQPPAPSMAPLAGLAWDDSQRTEGSSLLPSELPLRIEDPGSAKQRPPRSTCQTLESTEQPNHGDRLTEDSQPHPSAGGPVPGVEDILESSLGTNWVLEEASGEASEGFLTQEAKFSPSTPVGGSIQAETDRPRALSASPFPKSTEDQKPVDITDRPLTEVNPMRPIGQTQNNTPEKTDGTSTLREDHQEPGSPHIATPNPQRVSNSATPVAQLLLPKSHSWGIVLPLGELEGKRSTRDRRSPAELEGGSASEGAARPVARFNSIPLTDTGHVEQHEGSSDPQIPESVFHLLVPGIILVLLTVGGLLFYKWKWRSHRDPQTLDSSVGRPEDSSLTQDEDRQVELPV; encoded by the exons ATGACCGCGCGGGGCGCCGCGGGGCGCTGCCCTTCTTCG ACATGGCTGGGCTCCCGGCTGCTGCTGGTCTGTCTCCTCATGAGCAGGAGTATTGCCAAGGAGGTGTCAGAACACTGTAGCCACATGATTGGGAATGGACACCTGAAGGTCCTGCAGCAGTTG ATCGACAGTCAAATGGAGACTTCATGCCAGATTGCCTTTGAATTTGTAGACCAGGAACAGCTG GATGATCCTGTTTGCTACCTAAAGAAGGCCTTTTTTCTGGTACAAGACATAATAGATGAGACCATGCGCTTTAAAGACAACACCCCCAATGCTAACGCCACCGAGAGGCTCCAGGAACTCTCCAATAACCTGAACAGCTGCTTCACCAAGGACTATGAGGAGCAGAACAAG GCCTGTGTCCGAACTTTCCATGAGACTCCTCTCCAGCTGCTGGAGAAGATCAAGAACTTCTTTAATGAAACAAAGAATCTCCTTGAAAAGGACTGGAACATTTTTACCAAGAACTGCAACAACAGCTTTGCTAAGTGCTCTAGCCGAG ATGTGGTGACCAAGCCTGATTGCAACTGCCTGTACCCTAAAGCCACCCCTAGCAGTGacccggcctctgcctcccctcacCAGCCCCCCGCCCCCTCCATGGCCCCTCTGGCTGGCTTGGCTTGGGATGATTCTCAGAGGACAGAGGGCAGCTCCCTCTTGCCCAGTGAGCTTCCCCTTCGCATAGAGGACCCAGGCAGTGCCAAGCAGCGACCACCCAGGAGTACCTGCCAGACCCTCGAGTCAACAGAGCAACCAAACCATGGGGACAGACTCACTGAGGACTCACAACCTCATCCTTCTGCGGGGGGGCCCGTCCCTGGGGTGGAAGACATTCTTGAATCTTCACTGGGCACTAACTGGGTCCTAGAAGAAGCTTCTGGAGAGGCTAGTGAGGGATTTTTGACCCAGGAAGCAAAGTTTTCCCCCTCCACGCCTGTAgggggcagcatccaggcagagacTGACAGACCCAGGGCCCTCTCAGCATCTCCATTCCCTAAATCAACAGAGGACCAAAAGCCAGTGGATATAACAGACAGGCCGTTGACAGAGGTGAACCCTATGAGACCCATTGGCCAGACACAGAATAATACTCCTGAGAAGACTGATGGTACATCCACGCTGCGTGAAGACCACCAGGAGCCAGGCTCTCCCCATATTGCGACACCGAATCCCCAACGAGTCAGCAACTCAGCCACCCCCGTTGCTCAGTTACTGCTTCCCAAAAGCCACTCTTGGGGCATTGTGCTGCCCCTTGGGGAGCTTGAGGGCAAGAGAAGTACCAGGGATCGAAGGAGCCCCGCAGAGCTGGAAGGAGGATCAGCAAGTGAGGGGGCAGCCAGGCCTGTGGCCCGTTTTAATTCCATTCCTTTGACTGACACAGGCCATGTGGAGCAGCATGAGGGATCCTCTGACCCCCAGATCCCTGAGTCTGTCTTCCACCTGCTGGTGCCGGGCATCATCCTAGTCTTGCTGACTGTTGGGGGCCTCCTGTTCTACAAGTGGAAGTGGAGG AGCCATCGAGACCCTCAGACATTGGATTCTTCTGTGGggcgaccagaggacag CTCCCTGACCCAGGATGAGGACAGACAGGTGGAACTGCCAGTATAG